GGCCCACTGGCGGAGGCCGGCTTCAGGGCGATCGCAGCGGATGGCCGTGGCTACGGCGGCAGCGACCGCCCGGACGAGATCACCGCCTACGACATCCACCACCTGACCGGGGACCTGGTTGCTCTCCTCGACAGCCTCGAGATCGAACGCGCCGTCTTCTGTGGCCACGATTGGGGCGGCTTCGTCGTCTGGGCGATGCCCATCCTCCACCCGGAGCGGACGGCGGGCGTGATCGGCGTGAACACGCCCTACATGCCGCGTTCACCGATTGCGCCCACCTCCATGATGCGGGCGCTGGTCGGCGGCGAAGACGAGCGCATGTACATCCTGTGGTTCCAGGAGCCGGGCGTCGCGGAGGGCGTGCTGGACGGACAGACCCGTCTGCTCTTCGAGAAGTTGATGCGGGAGCCAGAGGATCCGGCCGTGAGCGCTGCTCGAATGGTCGGCGAGGACGGCAAGCTCGACATGAATCCCTTCCGCCGGTTGCCGGAGATTCCGGATGGCGCTCCGATCCTCTCGTCCGAGGAACTCGACCATTTCGTCCAGACCTTCGGGAAGACCGGCTTCGGCGGCGGCATCAACTGGTACCGCAACTTCGATCGCAACTGGGAGAGCGCCCCCGACGTGGGTGTCGCCAGGATCGGGGTGCCCTGCCTGATGATCACCGCTGAATGGGATGCAGCCCTGCGCCCTGAGATGGCAGCCGGCATGCCCGCTCTTGTTCCCGATCTGGAAATGCACCAGATCAAGACCTGCGGGCATTGGACCCAGCAAGAAAGGCCGGAAGAGCTGAACCGTCTGCTGATCGACTGGCTGACCCGGCGCTTTCCACCCTCGAGTCCAGGGGCCTCTTCCTCAACTCCAAAGGCCTCCTCCTCAAGGAACGGCGGCTGAGGCCGAAGGAGACACGATGCGGAGAGTCTGCATCTACCATGCCGGCTGCCCGGACGGCTTCGGCGCGGCCTGGGCCGCCTGGCGAGCCTGGGGCAAGGAAGCCGACTACGTAGCCAGGGGCCACGACGACCCCCTGCGTCCGACAAGCTTCGAAGACGCTTTGGTCGTCTTCGTCGACATCGCGCCTCCCGCACCCGTGGCCCAGCGTCTGGCAGATGCCGTGGGCCATCTGGTCGTGCTCGACCACCATCTCTCGTCCAAGGGCCACTACGACAACGAACCCGGCCTGGTGGACGGTCTCCGCGCCTCCGGGCACGAAATCGTCTTCGACCTCGCGCACAGCGGCGCCGTCCTCTCCTGGAAGCACTTCCATCCCGAGGAAGAACCCCCGGAACTCCTCGGCTACGTGCAAGACATGGATCTCTGGAACTGGAAGCTCCCCCATTCCCGCGAGGTGAACGCCGCCATCGGCTCCTACCCGCGTAGCTTCGAAGCCTGGGAGACGCTGGCGAAGCGCCCGATCGCCGATCTCGCTACCGAAGGCAGCTCCCTGGTCCGGGCCCAGCAGATCGACGTCGAACGTTCCCTCCACAGCGCCCACCCCGTGAGCCTCGGCAAGTTACGCGTCGAAGCCGTGAACGCCCGGGAGCAGCGCAGCCTGATCGGCCACGAGTTGGCAACCCGCGCACGTTTCGGTTCGCCCTGCGGTGCGGTCTACCGTCTGACCGGAACTCGCGTGGATGTCTCGGTGTACTCGATCGGAGAATTCGATGTTGCGGCGGTGGCCGGAGAGTTCGGCGGCGGCGGACATCGGAATGCTGCGGGGTTCTCGGTGACCCTCGAAGACTGGTTGGCAAAATTCGCTTGAGGCGATTGGCCAGATCCCGGCCAGCCTAGCCCTCGACCAGCAACCACAACGCCACGGCAACCGTATACAGCGTCAGGCTTGCCGCGATCAGACTCGCGAGCCCCGGCGTGACCGGCACGGCGGTTTCCGGATCAGCGCTCTCCCGGTGCATGCGCGCAGCTTCGAAGACGGCCGCCACGGCCCGATCATCCGCCACTCCCGCAATGCGGAGTTCGGTACGCACGTCGACGAGCCGATGACCCAGATCGAAACTCTCCAGCGCGAATAGCATGGGCGCGGCGTCCGCAGCCTTTTCGGCCGCCAATCCCTGCTCGCGGAGGGTGGCTTCCATGCGACGCACGCCGAGGCGCCGGGTCATCGGATGGCAAAGCACCAGATCCGAGGAAAGCGTATTCGCCGCGCGGGCGGACATGCCCAGCTCGCCAAAGGCGGTGGCGAGGGCTTCGGGGCGACTGGGAATGGCCGTGGCCATGCCCTGCAAATCGGCAGGGCGCCGGCCGAGCTGAAGGGCCGGCGCTACTCGTGCCGCGGCACGTGGCAGTACTCGCAGGAACCCGAGAGCTGGCCCGCCCAGAAATAGTTCGG
The nucleotide sequence above comes from bacterium. Encoded proteins:
- a CDS encoding alpha/beta hydrolase, which gives rise to MTTPPSFSEARRIQLPAQNGGGGGITVAVHEAGDGPAVVFSHGFPELAYSWRHQFGPLAEAGFRAIAADGRGYGGSDRPDEITAYDIHHLTGDLVALLDSLEIERAVFCGHDWGGFVVWAMPILHPERTAGVIGVNTPYMPRSPIAPTSMMRALVGGEDERMYILWFQEPGVAEGVLDGQTRLLFEKLMREPEDPAVSAARMVGEDGKLDMNPFRRLPEIPDGAPILSSEELDHFVQTFGKTGFGGGINWYRNFDRNWESAPDVGVARIGVPCLMITAEWDAALRPEMAAGMPALVPDLEMHQIKTCGHWTQQERPEELNRLLIDWLTRRFPPSSPGASSSTPKASSSRNGG